One Mercenaria mercenaria strain notata chromosome 12, MADL_Memer_1, whole genome shotgun sequence DNA segment encodes these proteins:
- the LOC123527017 gene encoding uncharacterized protein LOC123527017 has protein sequence MCAQLEPPCRSVKYSTFCNIWTHCLPHIRIATPRDDVCATCEKMRKAIVDSVTEEEKIQSTSNFQNHVIYAQIERQVYNDCIKMAKESYQNENLEKYVHSTFDFCQNVSIPHHSRQMGPLYFLTLRKVQIFGFRIDGMPKQLNFLIDENETIGKDGTSTHGPNAVISMIDYAMKSYSTGETKCAIHADNCPGQNKNHYVIGYFMWRVMTGRHQEIEYHMQIPGHARCLLDSGFASLKKLYRRTDCDSLVQLQHVVDMSSATNEAVRYPAWQWRDWKSFLGPVIKPMRGIRKYQYFKMSSDKPGVVTVKENRDTDETTVNVLRSQDRVFPADDLPTVIPAHGLTRERQDYLYKAVRPYVRPMHQDSTCPAPSDQ, from the exons ATGTGCGCGCAGTTAGAACCACCCTGTCGTTCTGTGAAGTATTCCACGTTTTGTAATATATGGACACATTGTTTGCCACATATTAGGATTGCTACTCCACGAGATGACGTGTGTGCCACGTGTGAAAAGATGAGAAAGGCCATTGTGGATTCAGTTACGGAGGAGGAAAAGATACAATCAACAAGCAACTTTCAGAACCATGTGATATATGCACAAATAGAGAGGCAAGTCTATAATGACTGCATTAAAATGGCAAAAGAGTCGTACCAAAAtgaaaacctggaaaagtacgtACATTCCACGTTTGACTTTTGCCAGAATGTTAGTATCCCTCACCATTCCAGACAAATGGGCCCCTTGTATTTTCTCACTCTGAGAAAAGTGCAGATTTTTGGTTTTCGGATCGATGGAATGCCTAAACAGTTGAACTTTCTAATAGATGAAAATGAAACTATTGGGAAAGATGGAACGTCAACTCATGGGCCGAATGCAGTTATATCCATGATAGATTATGCCATGAAGTCGTACAGTACTGGGGAAACAAAGTGTGCCATACATGCTGATAATTGTCCAG GCCAGAACAAGAATCATTATGTGATTGGATATTTCATGTGGCGTGTCATGACAGGAAGACACCAGGAGATCGAATACCATATGCAGATTCCTGGCCATGCACGCTGCCTTCTTGACAGCGGATTTGCTTCTTTAAAGAAGCTTTACCGGCGCACCGATTGTGATTCCCTTGTTCAGTTGCAACACGTTGTTGATATGTCGTCTGCTACAAATGAAGCTGTTCGATATCCTGCTTGGCAATGGCGTGACTGGAAATCGTTCTTGGGACCTGTTATCAAACCAATGCGTGGGATAAG gaAGTACCAGTACTTCAAGATGTCTTCTGACAAACCTGGTGTAGTAACTGTGAAAGAGAACAGAGACACAGACGAAACGACTGTAAACGTGCTGCGGTCTCAGGATCGTGTATTTCCAGCAGACGACTTACCAACAGTTATCCCTGCCCATGGACTTACACGAGAACGCCAGGATTACCTTTATAAGGCCGTCAGACCTTATGTACGCCCAATGCACCAGGATAGCACGTGCCCAGCGCCTAGTGATCAGTAG